A window of Synechococcales cyanobacterium T60_A2020_003 genomic DNA:
GGCATGCGTCCGGGATGGCGATCTTGCAGGTACAGATTGCACATGGGCAAACTGACAATGCCAATGTTGGCCTCCTTCACCAGCCGAATCGTGGTGTCTGCATCCTCCGGGGACTGTACCGACAGACTGCAACAGTGACCGCAGACAATTCTCCCCGCAAACTGACGACGGATTGCGGTTTTGGCGATCGCTCTCAAAGACTGATGATCCGGATTCAGACTCTCATCGGTATGAAAGTCCAGATCCAGCCCCCGTTCCTGGGCAAGGGCAAAGACCCGATCCAACGGCTCATCCAAATCAGGATTCCCAAAGGAAACGCCACCGAGCAAGCCTCCGTGTGCTGCCATTTGATCCGCTAAGGCTTCCCCCTCTGGCGTCAGGTAATAGTCCAAGGGTAGGAGCGGAACAGCCTGTAAGCTAATGCGATCGCGCCACTCTTCGCGCAGTTTTAAAAACGCTTGGAGGCTGGAATTAAAAAAATCTCCGCCTGCATCCAAGTGAGTGCGGATTGCCTGCGTGCCGTGGGCATAGCTACAGCGCAAGCCAAACTCCATCCGCCGATACAGGTCTTCAATGTCCCAATGTTTCTTGTCTCCCTTTGCCGCGTCCAGAGCGTCGTCAAAGGTGCCGTTGGGATTGGGCGATCGCATCCAGGCGTGACCCTTATCTAAATGGGTATGCAGGTCTACAAAGCACGGCCACACCATGCCTTGCTTAAGGTCGATACTCGGCAAATCGGAATCAGAGCGATCGCCCTGCCCATACAGTGCCGCAATTTGTCCATCGCGGATTTCGATCTCCACCGCAACCAAATCCTCCTCAAGCCTGGAAG
This region includes:
- a CDS encoding cytosine deaminase, which encodes MLPIPTQSTYRLTNARIPAALLADPESELIRQPIAHLSASRLEEDLVAVEIEIRDGQIAALYGQGDRSDSDLPSIDLKQGMVWPCFVDLHTHLDKGHAWMRSPNPNGTFDDALDAAKGDKKHWDIEDLYRRMEFGLRCSYAHGTQAIRTHLDAGGDFFNSSLQAFLKLREEWRDRISLQAVPLLPLDYYLTPEGEALADQMAAHGGLLGGVSFGNPDLDEPLDRVFALAQERGLDLDFHTDESLNPDHQSLRAIAKTAIRRQFAGRIVCGHCCSLSVQSPEDADTTIRLVKEANIGIVSLPMCNLYLQDRHPGRMPRLRGVTLLHELKQQQVPVAVASDNCRDPFHAYGDHDGLEVFAQSVKIAHLDRPHRDWCRTVTRTPAELMGLPQVGQIGTGLEANLILFKARNFGELLSRPQSDRTVIRNGKAIDTTLPDYSELDDLMGDRV